From Antechinus flavipes isolate AdamAnt ecotype Samford, QLD, Australia chromosome 1, AdamAnt_v2, whole genome shotgun sequence:
CCGGGGCCGTGGTTGGCGCGGAACCACCGCAGGTCCTCCACCGCGTCCGCCGCTTGGATGCTCTGCTCCAGCTCTCTGTAGATGCTCTTGTAGCTGGGAATGTTAGACAGGTCGAGATGCTTCTGAACCTCCAGCAACACCTCCCGGAAGAAACGCAGGCGTTTTTCCTCAAACTGCTGGCACTGTTCAAACACTTGCTCCATGTTCTCCATGTACTGGGGGGTCCCTTGGTCCAGCTCCTTCAGGGATTTCTCATATTTCTCCTTGGTCTTCAGCACGTCTTGCTTGCACTTCTCTACTTTGTCCTGGAGTTTCTTGAGCTGCTCTAGGTTGAGGGCAGGATCCGCTTTGCTGTTGTTCTCCCGGGACATGGCCAGCTTCTCCTCCTTACAGGCGGCGTGGTATGCTTTCTTGGACGCCTCTACCTCCTTGAGCTTCTTCGCCCAGGGCTTTTGGGCCTTCCTGAATCCATCCTCTGCCTCTCGGGTCTCCTTGAATCCTCCCATCATCTGCTTATGAAACGCCTCCTTCTGCCAATTCTTGATCTTCTCAAAATCCTCATTCATCAGGGAGCTCTTCACTTCGAGATGCAGCTCGCTCACCTTCTCCGCTTCCGACATCACGGCGTTCCAGGCCTTTTCGACGGTCCCATACTGTGGACCCTTTTCCACGAGCTGCTTCCATCGCTTAGCCCACTCGGTGAGCTGCTGTGCATAAGCCTTCTCGATGCGCGCCCCCTCGTGGATACAGTTCATGAGGTcattcaatgagtaaaggtgggaacacaagccttgtcttgattagttctacttagtaccttgtttcaggttctggccaaaacaacttcttgtaagattagatcaactctaattacttagcagttagtaaggattccaacagaagtgtataatgatctcctggttctgctcatttcacttagcatcagttcatgaaggtctctccaagcctctctgtattcatcctgctggtcatttcttacagaacaataatattccataacattcatataccacaatttacccagccattctccaattgatgggcatccattcattttccagtttctagccactacaaacagggctgctacaaacattttggcacatacaggtccctttcccttctttagtatttctttgggatataagcccaatagaaacactgctggatcaaaggatatgcacattttgataattttttgggcataattccagattgctctccagaatggttggattcgttcacaactccaccaacaatgcattagtgtcccagttttcccgcatcccctccaacattcatcattattttttcctgttatcttagccaatctgacaggtgtgtagtggtatctcagagttgtcttaatttgcatttctctgatcaataatgatttggaacactctttcatatgagtggtaatagtttcaatctcatcctctgaaaattgtctgttcatatcctttgaccatttatcaattggagaatggcttgatttcttataaatttgagtcagttctctatatattttggaaatgaggcctttatcagaacctttaactgtgaaaatgttttcccagtttgttgcttcccttctaatcttgtttgcattagttttatttgtacaaaggctttttaatttgatgtaatcgaaattttctattctgtgatcagtaatggtctctagttcatctttggtcacaaatttctttctcctccacaagtctgagagataaactattctatgttcctctaatttatttatagtctcgttctttatgcctaggtcatagacccattttgatcttatcttggtatatggtgttaagtgtgggtccatgcctaatttctgccatagtaatttccaattatcccagcagtttttatcaaatattgaattcttttcccagaagttaggggctttgggtttgtcaaacactagattgctataattgactattctgtcttgtgagcctagccttttccactgatccactaatctatttcttagccaataccaaatggttttggtgactgctgctttataatataattttagatcaggtacagctaggccaccttcatttgatttttttttcattaattcccttgagattctcgactttttattgttccatatgaattttgttgttattttttctagatcaataaaatattttcttggaagtctgattggtatagcactaaataaatagattagtttagggagtattgtcatctttattatgttcgctcggccaatccaagagcacttaatatttttccaattatttaagtctgactttatttgtgtggagacttttttataattttgctcatataattcttgactttcctttggtagatagattcccaaatattttatggtatcaacagttattctgaatggaatttctctttgtatctcttgctgttgggttttgttggtgatgtataaaaatgctgaggatttatggggatttattttgtagccagctactttgctaaaattatgaattatttccaatagctttttagtagaatctctggggttctctaggtataccatcatatcatctgcaaagagtgatagtttggtttcctcattgcctactctaattccttttatatctttctcgactcttattgccgaggctagtgtttctaatacgatattaaataataatggtgatagtgggcaaccttgcttcactccagatcttactgggaaaggttccagtttttccccattgcatatgatgcttactgatggttttaaatatatgctcctgactattttaaggaaaagtccatttattcctatgctctcaagtgtttttattaggaatggatgttggattttatcaaatgctttttctgcatctattgagatgatcatgtggtttttgtttgtttggttattgatatagtcaattatgctaatagttttcctaatattgaaccagccctgcattcctggtataaatcctacttggtcatagtgtattatcctggtgacaattttctgtaatctttttgctaatattttatttaagattttagcatcaatattcattagggagattggtctataattttctttctctgttttcagcctacctggtttaggtatcagtaccatatctgtgtcataaaaggagtttggtaggactccttcaatccctattttttcaaatagtttatataacattggagttaattgttctttaaatgtttggtagaattcacatgtaaatccatctggtcctggggattttttcttagggagttgattgatagtttgttctatttctttttctgagatgggactgtttaggatatttacttcttcctctgttagtttgggcaagctgtatttttggagatatttttctatttcatttaagttgtcgaatttattggcataaagttgggcaaagtaactcctaattattgctctaatttcctcttcgttagtggtgagttctcccttttcatttttaagactaacaatttgattttcctctttcctttttttaatcagatttactaagggtttgtctattttgttggttttttcatagaaccaactcttagttttattaatcaattcaatagtttttttactttcaattttattgatctcaccttttacttttagaatttcaagtttagtgtttgactgggggtttttaatttgttccttttctagcatttttaattgcaaacccaattcattgaccttctctttctctattttatacaaataggcctctagagatatgaaatttccccttattaccgctttggctgcatcccatacattttggtatgatgtctcattattatcgttttcttgggtgaagttattaattatgtctatgatttgctgttttacccaatcattctttagtatgagattatttagtttccaattattttttggtctacttccccctgcttttttgttgaatgtaattttcattgcatcgtggtctgaaaaggatgcatttactatttctgccttactacatttgagtttgaggtttttatgtcctaatatatggtcaatttttgtataggttccatgaactgctgaaaagaaagtgtattcctttctgtctccattacattttctccagagatctatcatatctagcttttctagtattctgtttacctctttaacttctttcttatttattttctggtttgatttatctaattctgagagtgcaaggttaagatctcccactattatagttttactgtctatttcttcttgcagctctcttagtttctcttttaagaatttagatgctaccccacttggtgcatatatgtttaatatagatagtgcttcattatccatgctaccctttagcaagatatagtgtccttccttatctcttttaattaggtcaatttttgctttagcttgatctgagatcaggatggctacccctgcttttttgacttcacctgaagcatagtagattttgctccaaccttttacctttaacctgcatgtatctccccgcttcaggtgtgtttcctgtaaacaacatatagtaggattctggcttttaatccattctgctaaccgcttcctctttatgggggagtttaccccgttcacatttatggttagaatgaccaattctgtattacttgccatcttgttaaccccggtttatgctttcctcccttctttcccctttcccccccttccaagtattaagcttgtgagcaccccttgtttctcacagccctccctttttagtgtccctccccccgccttagagttcctccccctatcttacccctttccctcccagttcccgtattcccttccgcttagcttattccttccctttccacttttcccttctcacttttcaatgagatgggagaagtttcaccatagattgaatatgtcttaagatttttcacttaaagccaattctgaaggcagtaagatacccactatattcatccccctccattctttctctcagatataataggtttcctatgcctcttcatgagatgtactacccccactttaccctttttctggtacaatgtcctttccacatcaatttctagaacaaggtatacatgtattctttatgcatctatatagtcaaaatat
This genomic window contains:
- the LOC127557233 gene encoding protein kinase C and casein kinase substrate in neurons protein 2-like; the protein is MNCIHEGARIEKAYAQQLTEWAKRWKQLVEKGPQYGTVEKAWNAVMSEAEKVSELHLEVKSSLMNEDFEKIKNWQKEAFHKQMMGGFKETREAEDGFRKAQKPWAKKLKEVEASKKAYHAACKEEKLAMSRENNSKADPALNLEQLKKLQDKVEKCKQDVLKTKEKYEKSLKELDQGTPQYMENMEQVFEQCQQFEEKRLRFFREVLLEVQKHLDLSNIPSYKSIYRELEQSIQAADAVEDLRWFRANHGPGMSMNWPQFEEWSADLNRTLSRREKKKASDGVTLTGINQTGDQALSNKHSSNLSVQSDTIQSVQSQSSYNPFEDEDDTESTVSEKEDVKRKNVSSYEKTQSYPAEWSDEEANNPFSSTDANGDSNPFDEDASSATEVRVRALYDYEGQEHDELSFKAGDELTKIEDEDEQGWCKGRLDNGQVGLYPANYVEAIQ